The following coding sequences lie in one Cyanobacterium sp. Dongsha4 genomic window:
- a CDS encoding CCA tRNA nucleotidyltransferase encodes MILHNFLKQNLPFDVSLLPDNCYLVGGAVRDILLQRSRSYLDLDFVLPHQPIETAKIIAREYQAGFVVLDPVRYIARVVFPHATIDFARQEGDSIYQDLARRDYTINAIAFHCQEGIIVDPFQGEIDIKKGILKMISRDNLADDPLRLMRGYRQASQLDFTIESFTRATIKDLKELLKNIAMERVNQELAYLFETKKGSYWLKEAFKDGLLSICFPSADEKMVNLLVNIDESAQFLSSKYSSNFPDNYSWYKEAKLACLTNQNSSIAETELINLKYSRQEIKSVLTILQFTNKLTEIDFRNNKRKQYFFFQSVGDYFPNLAVFALAHNVSKDLILQLMELYLNPENAIAHPQPLLSGNDIMKRLNIAPSPLIGKILTEVQIAYIEGKINNKETAIDFIKNNFTT; translated from the coding sequence ATGATATTACATAATTTTTTAAAGCAAAATTTACCTTTTGATGTTAGTTTATTACCCGATAATTGTTATTTAGTTGGTGGTGCAGTTAGGGATATATTATTACAACGCTCAAGGAGTTATTTAGACTTAGATTTTGTTTTGCCCCATCAGCCCATAGAAACAGCAAAAATCATCGCTCGTGAATATCAAGCAGGATTTGTTGTTTTAGACCCAGTAAGGTATATTGCGAGGGTAGTGTTTCCCCATGCAACTATTGATTTTGCACGGCAAGAAGGAGATTCAATTTATCAGGATTTGGCTAGGCGAGATTATACCATAAATGCGATCGCATTTCATTGTCAAGAGGGTATAATTGTTGACCCTTTTCAGGGAGAAATAGATATAAAAAAAGGAATATTAAAGATGATTAGTCGTGATAATTTAGCGGATGATCCTTTAAGATTAATGCGAGGTTATCGACAGGCTTCCCAACTTGATTTTACCATTGAATCTTTTACCCGTGCCACTATTAAAGATTTAAAAGAATTGTTAAAAAATATAGCAATGGAGAGGGTTAATCAGGAATTAGCTTATTTATTTGAGACAAAAAAAGGTAGTTATTGGTTAAAAGAAGCCTTTAAAGATGGTTTACTTTCCATTTGTTTTCCTTCTGCTGATGAAAAAATGGTCAATCTCTTAGTAAATATTGATGAATCTGCTCAGTTTTTAAGCAGTAAATATAGCTCAAATTTTCCTGACAATTACTCATGGTATAAAGAAGCAAAGTTAGCTTGTTTAACTAACCAAAATTCTTCGATTGCTGAAACAGAATTAATTAATTTAAAATACTCCCGTCAAGAAATAAAATCAGTTTTGACTATCTTACAATTCACTAATAAATTAACAGAAATAGATTTCCGAAACAATAAAAGAAAACAATATTTTTTCTTCCAGTCAGTAGGGGATTATTTCCCAAATTTAGCTGTTTTTGCCCTTGCTCATAATGTATCCAAAGATTTAATTCTTCAGCTTATGGAATTATACTTAAATCCTGAAAATGCGATCGCACATCCTCAACCATTATTATCAGGTAATGATATTATGAAACGCTTGAATATTGCCCCTAGCCCTTTAATTGGGAAAATATTGACAGAAGTACAAATTGCTTATATCGAAGGGAAAATAAATAATAAAGAAACTGCTATTGATTTTATTAAAAATAATTTTACAACATAA